ATCTCGGCCCAGTCCTGGGCTTCGGTGCCGCCTGCCCCGGCATGGATGGTGAGCAGGGCGTTCTCTTCATCGTATTTTTCGTTCAGGTAGCACTCGATCTCGGCTTTCTCTATGAACGACCTCTGTTCCGGCAGTTCAGACACTGCTTCGGCCAGAAGCTGGGGATTGGGGTCCTCGTCCAGCAGCGTCAGATAGGTTTCCAGGTCTCCCTTCAGGTTTTCCAGGGAACGGATGTGGGCAATGTCATCATTGGCCCGGCTGAGCTGGCGGGTTACCTTTTTGGCCTGGTTCTGGTCGTTCCAAAAATCGGGACGGTTCATCTCCTGCTGGAGGCTGGCCACCAATTCCTCTTTCTGCCCGAGGTCAAAGTAACCTCCGAATCTCGGAAATCTGGAGGATCAGAGCGTTTGCTTCCTTGCGGTAGTCTGTGTATTCCATGTATGAGTTTCCTGCTTGGGTCGAAATTGAACAAAATGTCAGGGCAGTAAATCTCGTGCGGGCGATTTTGTCAAATCATTTGTAAAATCTCAGAATTTCATTGACAAATAGGCGGCACCCCGTAAAAAAAGTCCGTTCCCAGAACAAGAGCGGATTTTTCGCATCCACAATTTATACTGAGGTGAGATTATGATTCCTATACTATGGTACATAGCCCCGATTGGGGCGGTTTCAGCGCTGATATTCGCTGCGATCTTCTTCCAGCAGGTGAAAAGGGCCAATCCCGGCAACGCCAGGATGATAGAGATCGCTTCCTATGTGCGGGAGGGCGCTTTCGCCTATCTGAAGCAGCAGTACAAAGGGGTGGCATGGTTCTTTTTGGGCGCGTTTTTGGTTTTCCTGTTCATGGCGCAGGTTTTGCACGTTCTGCACTGGCTGGTTCCCTTCGCGTTCCTCACGGGAGGTTTTTTCAGCGCCCTGGCCGGATACGTGGGCATGAACATGGCCACGCTGGCCTCCAACCGGACCGCCCAGGCCTGTTCCGAAAGCCTGAATAAAGGCCTGAAAATCGCCTTCCGGGGCGGCGCCGTGATGGGCCTCACCGTGGTGGGGCTGGCGCTTATCGACATTTCCGCCTGGTTCTTCATCCTCAACCGCATCGGCTTTCCCCTCCACACCATCACCGTCGTGATGCTCAGTTTTGGCATGGGAGCATCCACCCAGGCCCTCTTCGCCAGGCTGGGCGGAGGAATCTTCACCAAGGCCGCGGATGTGGGCGCGGACCTCGTTGGAAAAGTGGAAGCCGAAATCCCGGAAGACGATGTGCGCAACCCGGCCACCATCGCCGACAACGTTGGCGATAACGTTGGTGACGTAGCCGGAATGGGTGCCGACCTCTATGAAAGCTACGCCGGCTCCATCCTCGCCACCGCGGCTTTGGGGCTGAGCGCCGTGACCACCTTGGGATCGCAGTTCGAAGCTGTAAGGATCAATTTTGTCATCGCGCCAATGGTCCTGGCCGGGATAGGGGCGCTGCTCTCCATCC
This genomic stretch from Candidatus Cloacimonadota bacterium harbors:
- a CDS encoding PCRF domain-containing protein, which produces MASLQQEMNRPDFWNDQNQAKKVTRQLSRANDDIAHIRSLENLKGDLETYLTLLDEDPNPQLLAEAVSELPEQRSFIEKAEIECYLNEKYDEENALLTIHAGAGGTEAQDWAEMLLRMYTRWAEQNNYSVTIIDSLPGEEAGLKSVSVEIAGSFAYGMLKAEIGIHRLVRISPFNA